Proteins co-encoded in one Streptomyces diastaticus subsp. diastaticus genomic window:
- the dusB gene encoding tRNA dihydrouridine synthase DusB, with product MPASSPAPTGTSPQTAAPVAASLAIGPHIVSPPVVLAPMAGITNAPFRTLCREFSGGKGLFVSEMITTRALVERNEKTMQLIQFGETERPRSIQLYGVDPATVGKAVRMIVDEDLADHIDLNFGCPVPKVTRKGGGSALPYKRNLLRAILREAVSGAGELPVTIKMRKGIDDDHTTYLDAGRIAVEEGVTAVALHGRTAAQHYSGTADWEAIARLREHVTEIPVLGNGDIWSAADAVRMMAETGCDGVVVGRGCLGRPWLFGDLVAAFEGTGAPAAPALREVADVMVRHAQLLGEWIGDEARGVIDFRKHVAWYLKGFSVGSDLRRSLAVTSSLAELRAQLDTLHLDQPWPAGADGPRGRTSGRDRVVLPDGWLNDPWDRAGVDPEAELDTSGG from the coding sequence ATGCCCGCGTCATCTCCCGCCCCCACCGGCACCTCCCCGCAGACCGCGGCGCCCGTCGCCGCCTCTCTCGCCATCGGCCCGCACATCGTGTCGCCGCCCGTGGTGCTGGCGCCGATGGCGGGGATCACCAACGCTCCGTTCCGCACCCTGTGCCGGGAGTTCTCGGGGGGCAAGGGGCTGTTCGTCAGCGAGATGATCACCACGCGGGCACTGGTGGAGCGCAACGAGAAGACGATGCAGCTCATCCAGTTCGGGGAGACGGAACGGCCCCGGTCGATCCAGCTCTACGGCGTGGACCCGGCCACGGTCGGCAAGGCCGTCCGCATGATCGTGGACGAGGACCTCGCCGACCACATCGACCTGAACTTCGGCTGCCCGGTGCCGAAGGTCACCCGCAAGGGCGGCGGCTCGGCGCTGCCGTACAAGCGGAACCTGCTGCGGGCCATCCTGCGCGAGGCGGTGTCGGGGGCCGGGGAGCTGCCGGTGACGATCAAGATGCGCAAGGGCATCGACGACGACCACACCACCTACCTCGACGCCGGCCGGATCGCCGTCGAGGAGGGGGTGACGGCGGTCGCCCTGCACGGCCGTACCGCAGCCCAGCACTACAGCGGCACCGCCGACTGGGAGGCCATCGCCCGGCTCAGGGAGCACGTCACCGAGATCCCGGTACTGGGCAACGGCGACATCTGGTCGGCCGCGGACGCCGTCCGCATGATGGCCGAGACGGGGTGTGACGGGGTCGTCGTCGGCCGGGGCTGCCTCGGCCGGCCCTGGCTCTTCGGGGACCTGGTCGCCGCCTTCGAGGGGACGGGCGCGCCCGCCGCGCCGGCCCTGCGGGAGGTCGCCGACGTCATGGTGCGCCACGCCCAGTTGCTGGGGGAGTGGATCGGGGACGAGGCGCGCGGGGTGATCGACTTCCGCAAGCACGTCGCCTGGTACCTCAAGGGCTTCTCGGTCGGATCGGACCTGCGGCGCAGCCTCGCCGTCACCTCCTCCCTCGCCGAGCTGCGTGCACAGCTCGACACCCTCCACCTCGACCAGCCCTGGCCGGCCGGCGCCGACGGACCGCGCGGACGGACCTCCGGCCGCGACCGCGTCGTCCTGCCCGACGGCTGGCTGAACGACCCGTGGGACCGTGCCGGTGTGGACCCCGAGGCCGAACTGGACACCTCCGGCGGCTGA
- a CDS encoding gas vesicle protein GvpO, with protein sequence MAEQHTKPARRSTASKGSRKESVRGARAAAEHACESLTDLIGHCTEGVSAVRRAEEHSGWRVDVDVLEVPRIPDTTSLLATYEVELDGDGELLEYRRVRRYRRGAADT encoded by the coding sequence ATGGCAGAGCAACACACCAAGCCCGCCAGGAGATCCACCGCCTCCAAAGGCTCCCGCAAGGAGTCGGTACGCGGTGCCCGGGCTGCGGCGGAACACGCCTGCGAGAGCCTCACCGACCTGATCGGCCACTGCACCGAGGGGGTGTCGGCCGTCCGCAGGGCCGAGGAGCACTCCGGCTGGCGCGTCGACGTCGACGTGCTCGAGGTGCCCCGCATCCCCGACACCACCAGCCTGCTGGCGACCTACGAGGTCGAACTGGACGGTGACGGCGAGCTCCTGGAGTACCGCCGCGTACGCCGCTACCGGCGGGGCGCCGCCGACACCTGA
- the gvpJ gene encoding gas vesicle protein GvpJ, whose product MTTPAIYRDDLVCAPRAGTLYDTLELILDRGMVIDVFIRVSLVGIEILKIDARICVASVDTYLRFAEACNRIDLENDSRSRTVPELFGGGVAGAVGKAGARRAASSVGDKVKGVLGMDDDVEEAEDEAEKEEQAERVRPRKKRPSSSSDRPRRRPARS is encoded by the coding sequence ATGACGACCCCTGCGATATACCGCGACGACCTGGTCTGCGCCCCGCGCGCCGGCACGCTCTACGACACCCTGGAACTCATCCTCGACCGCGGCATGGTCATCGACGTGTTCATCCGTGTCTCCCTCGTCGGTATCGAGATCCTGAAGATCGACGCGCGCATCTGCGTCGCCAGCGTCGACACCTACCTCCGCTTCGCCGAGGCGTGCAACCGCATCGACCTGGAGAACGACTCCCGCAGCCGGACCGTGCCCGAGCTGTTCGGAGGCGGCGTGGCCGGGGCGGTCGGCAAGGCCGGGGCCCGGCGGGCCGCCAGTTCGGTCGGAGACAAGGTCAAGGGCGTGCTCGGCATGGACGACGACGTCGAGGAGGCGGAGGACGAGGCGGAGAAGGAGGAGCAGGCCGAGCGGGTCAGGCCCCGCAAGAAGCGCCCCTCGTCCTCCTCCGACCGGCCCCGACGCCGCCCGGCCAGGAGCTGA
- a CDS encoding GvpL/GvpF family gas vesicle protein, with amino-acid sequence MSLYVYGVVGPGHPVPAERIGVGGAPVRLVAAEPDGPAAVTGDAPEGLRARRRDLTAHQELLTALAADGPVLPMRFGVVLPDAATLTGRLTTRRGAYEQALERVAGHVEMNVKAMPAQGEAALTQLLAEDQGLRALRARGLRRPGYEASVRLGQAVADALERRARLAAERVRRTLAPLAAEWCDGPEVEGCVLNVSLLLPRDTEAAFRAAADRLAAELAGRAELLLTGPLPCYSFVPAEAAGSPAPRRAAV; translated from the coding sequence ATGAGTCTGTACGTCTACGGAGTGGTCGGCCCCGGCCACCCGGTCCCGGCCGAACGCATCGGCGTGGGCGGTGCCCCCGTCCGGCTGGTCGCCGCCGAACCGGACGGTCCGGCCGCGGTGACCGGGGACGCCCCGGAGGGGCTGCGCGCCCGGCGCCGCGACCTCACCGCCCATCAGGAGCTGCTGACGGCGCTCGCCGCCGACGGGCCGGTGCTGCCGATGCGGTTCGGGGTGGTGCTGCCCGACGCCGCGACGCTGACCGGCCGGCTCACCACGCGTCGCGGCGCCTACGAGCAGGCGCTGGAGAGGGTCGCGGGCCACGTCGAGATGAACGTCAAGGCGATGCCCGCACAGGGCGAGGCGGCTCTCACCCAACTCCTCGCGGAGGACCAGGGATTGCGGGCCCTACGGGCGCGTGGCCTGCGCCGCCCCGGTTACGAGGCGAGTGTGCGGCTGGGCCAGGCGGTGGCGGACGCGCTGGAGCGGCGGGCCCGGCTCGCCGCCGAACGGGTCCGCCGGACGCTGGCCCCGCTCGCCGCCGAGTGGTGCGACGGGCCCGAGGTCGAGGGATGCGTACTCAACGTGTCGCTGCTGCTGCCCCGGGACACCGAAGCGGCCTTCCGCGCCGCGGCGGACCGACTCGCCGCCGAACTGGCCGGCCGGGCCGAGCTGCTGCTCACCGGCCCGCTGCCCTGCTACAGCTTCGTCCCCGCCGAGGCGGCCGGCTCTCCGGCGCCCCGCAGGGCGGCGGTCTGA
- a CDS encoding gas vesicle protein GvpG gives MGLLTGLLTLPLAPARGVAWIADRLEETAERETGDPAVLRARLAALNRALDEGEIDQERFEDEEERLLDLLEGRPPGKAPAHPAPRPPGSH, from the coding sequence ATGGGACTGCTCACCGGACTGCTCACCCTGCCGCTCGCCCCCGCCCGCGGGGTCGCCTGGATCGCCGACCGGCTGGAGGAGACCGCCGAGCGCGAGACCGGCGACCCGGCCGTGCTGCGTGCCCGGCTGGCCGCCCTCAACCGCGCACTGGACGAGGGAGAGATCGACCAGGAGCGCTTCGAGGACGAGGAGGAGCGCCTCCTGGACCTGCTGGAAGGCCGCCCGCCGGGCAAGGCCCCCGCCCACCCCGCACCCCGACCCCCGGGAAGTCACTGA
- a CDS encoding SRPBCC family protein, with protein sequence MAAQKKDDEQGSAFDRLKEEAKSHLGARAQSIADKAGDKVTELTGKLTESVDGPAGKAGKRVMEGESPVKAMASEKAKDVKDKAVGKVKDAFGGGTGSTGDTKVTNIVESIDIPVPLRTVYDHWTQFEDFSSFMKGVKSVTQNEDEENDWKVKVFLSERSWTATIQEQVPDDRIVWTSEGSKGSTAGAVTFHELAPHLTRVVAIIEYYPSGFFEKTGNLWRAQGRRLRLDLKHFARHVTLGPDPEIEGWRGEIREGEVVRSHEDAMKDEESDDAQDQGEDDDGYDEEDGDEEYEEDGDGEDDDGDDDGDEEDYDYDDEDEEEDDEDDEDDDYEDEDEDEGERR encoded by the coding sequence ATGGCCGCGCAGAAGAAGGACGACGAGCAGGGTTCGGCGTTCGACCGCCTCAAGGAGGAGGCCAAGTCGCACCTGGGCGCCCGTGCCCAGAGCATCGCCGACAAGGCGGGCGACAAGGTCACCGAGCTGACCGGAAAACTCACCGAGTCCGTCGACGGGCCGGCCGGCAAGGCCGGAAAGCGTGTCATGGAGGGCGAGTCGCCGGTCAAGGCGATGGCCTCGGAGAAGGCCAAGGACGTGAAGGACAAGGCCGTCGGCAAGGTCAAGGACGCCTTCGGCGGCGGCACCGGCTCCACCGGCGACACCAAGGTCACCAACATCGTCGAGTCCATCGACATCCCGGTGCCCCTGCGCACGGTCTACGACCACTGGACGCAGTTCGAGGACTTCAGCTCGTTCATGAAGGGCGTCAAGTCGGTCACCCAGAACGAGGACGAGGAGAACGACTGGAAGGTCAAGGTCTTCCTCTCGGAGCGGAGCTGGACAGCCACCATCCAGGAGCAGGTCCCCGACGACCGGATCGTCTGGACCTCGGAGGGCTCCAAGGGCAGCACCGCGGGGGCCGTCACCTTCCACGAACTGGCGCCCCACCTGACGCGGGTCGTCGCCATCATCGAGTACTACCCGTCGGGCTTCTTCGAGAAGACCGGCAACCTGTGGCGCGCCCAGGGCCGTCGGCTGCGCCTCGACCTCAAGCACTTCGCCCGCCACGTCACCCTCGGCCCGGACCCGGAGATCGAGGGCTGGCGCGGTGAGATCCGTGAGGGAGAGGTGGTCCGCAGCCACGAGGACGCGATGAAGGACGAGGAGTCCGACGACGCCCAGGACCAGGGCGAGGACGACGACGGCTACGACGAGGAGGACGGGGACGAGGAGTACGAGGAGGACGGAGACGGCGAGGACGACGACGGGGACGACGACGGGGACGAGGAGGACTACGACTACGACGACGAGGACGAGGAGGAGGACGACGAGGACGACGAGGACGACGACTACGAGGACGAGGACGAGGACGAGGGGGAGCGGCGGTGA
- a CDS encoding gas vesicle protein, whose amino-acid sequence MWAWEEDEVLPHNGPSSGNLADILERVLDKGIVIAGDIKIDLLDIELLTIRLRLFVSSVDTARKAGIDWWETDPALSSRAKRDALMEENAFLRGRLRELEPGDDEEEDGAERTTESRGRSRSGRNGPPIERTAPA is encoded by the coding sequence GTGTGGGCCTGGGAGGAGGACGAGGTCCTGCCGCACAACGGCCCCTCCTCCGGCAACCTCGCCGACATCCTCGAACGCGTCCTCGACAAGGGCATCGTCATCGCCGGGGACATCAAGATCGACCTGCTCGACATCGAACTCCTCACCATCCGCCTCCGGTTGTTCGTCTCCTCGGTCGACACCGCCAGGAAGGCCGGGATCGACTGGTGGGAGACCGACCCGGCGCTCTCCTCCCGCGCCAAGCGCGACGCCCTCATGGAGGAGAACGCCTTCCTCCGCGGTCGCCTGCGGGAGCTGGAGCCGGGGGACGACGAGGAGGAGGACGGGGCGGAACGGACGACCGAGTCCCGCGGCCGGTCGCGCAGCGGCCGCAACGGCCCCCCGATCGAGAGGACGGCCCCCGCATGA
- a CDS encoding GvpL/GvpF family gas vesicle protein: protein MTFATYVYAVRRTGGPEIHSPGHDGGGPVRLLPLGSLTAVVQDVPAADFTEEALRRRFTDRADLERCARTHHRVVSAAAAGAATVPLPLATLYANDVRTRVVLEEHAERLSEALHRVAGHVEWAVKVHRDTAQPPPEPAADGGAPAAPERDEPATGREYLARVRGRRATRERQQESALDAVDLVDRVVRTVAVAAVRRPLHGVELTGRERPQVMNGAYLVPRDGDRLFEAALDTLRQDPRLAGFAVEASGPWVPYSFASVALTEGAGRDGAPA from the coding sequence ATGACTTTCGCGACGTACGTCTACGCCGTCCGCCGGACCGGCGGCCCGGAGATCCACAGCCCCGGCCACGACGGCGGCGGGCCCGTACGGCTGCTGCCGCTCGGCTCGCTGACCGCCGTCGTGCAGGACGTGCCCGCCGCCGACTTCACCGAGGAGGCGCTGCGCCGGCGGTTCACCGACCGCGCCGACCTGGAGCGGTGCGCCCGTACCCACCACCGGGTGGTCAGCGCCGCCGCCGCGGGCGCGGCCACCGTGCCGCTGCCGCTCGCCACCCTCTACGCCAACGACGTGCGCACCAGAGTCGTCCTGGAGGAGCACGCCGAGCGGCTCAGCGAGGCCCTGCACCGGGTCGCCGGGCACGTCGAGTGGGCGGTGAAGGTGCACCGCGACACCGCTCAGCCGCCCCCGGAGCCCGCAGCGGACGGCGGCGCCCCGGCGGCCCCCGAGCGTGACGAGCCCGCCACCGGCCGGGAGTACCTGGCGCGGGTCCGCGGGCGGCGGGCCACCCGTGAACGGCAGCAGGAGAGCGCCCTGGACGCCGTGGACCTGGTCGACCGCGTGGTCCGCACCGTCGCCGTCGCCGCCGTACGCAGGCCCCTGCACGGGGTCGAGCTGACCGGACGGGAACGGCCCCAGGTCATGAACGGGGCCTATCTCGTGCCCCGGGACGGCGACCGGCTGTTCGAGGCCGCCCTGGACACCCTGCGGCAGGACCCCCGGCTGGCCGGGTTCGCCGTCGAGGCGTCGGGGCCCTGGGTGCCCTACTCCTTCGCCTCGGTCGCCCTCACGGAAGGAGCGGGCCGTGACGGCGCCCCCGCGTGA
- a CDS encoding gas vesicle protein, which produces MTAPPREVVSWEHVEAPVGVPLVDLLDRVLATGVVISGDLVIAIADVPLIRLSLHALLSSVNERVPAPWADGGPL; this is translated from the coding sequence GTGACGGCGCCCCCGCGTGAGGTGGTCTCCTGGGAGCACGTGGAGGCGCCGGTCGGGGTGCCGCTGGTCGACCTGCTCGACCGCGTGCTGGCCACCGGGGTGGTGATCAGCGGGGACCTGGTGATCGCCATCGCCGACGTGCCGCTGATCCGGCTCTCCCTGCACGCCCTGCTCTCCTCCGTCAACGAACGCGTCCCCGCGCCCTGGGCCGACGGAGGGCCGCTGTGA
- a CDS encoding gas vesicle protein K: MNDTRLDIDPQQAGRDLAALVLTVVELLRQLMERQALRRVDLGDLSDGQEEAIGTTLMLLDQRMDELCAQHGLRREDLNLDLGPLGTLLPDGP, from the coding sequence GTGAACGACACCCGGCTCGACATCGACCCGCAGCAGGCCGGGCGGGACCTGGCCGCGCTGGTCCTGACCGTCGTCGAACTCCTCCGCCAGCTGATGGAGCGCCAGGCGCTGCGCAGGGTGGACCTCGGCGACCTCAGCGACGGCCAGGAGGAGGCCATCGGCACCACTCTGATGCTGCTCGACCAGCGGATGGACGAGCTGTGCGCCCAGCACGGTCTGCGCCGCGAGGACCTCAACCTCGACCTCGGCCCGCTCGGCACCCTGCTGCCGGACGGCCCGTGA
- a CDS encoding PPOX class F420-dependent oxidoreductase: protein MAQNDDARKAHLSLLDDHSRGVLVTLKKDGRPQSSNVDFTYDPATGVIRFSTTDGRAKVRNLRRDPRVSLHVTTRDGGAYAVYEGTATLSATAAAKDDEAVEELVDVYRAVQGEHPDWDEYREVMVEDGRLVVRFAVDHSYGWVPGA, encoded by the coding sequence GTGGCCCAGAACGACGACGCCCGCAAGGCCCACCTCTCCCTTCTCGACGACCACAGCCGGGGGGTGCTGGTCACCCTGAAGAAGGACGGCCGCCCCCAGTCCTCCAACGTCGACTTCACCTACGACCCCGCGACGGGTGTCATCCGCTTCTCCACCACCGACGGCCGCGCCAAGGTCCGCAACCTGCGCCGCGACCCGCGCGTCAGCCTGCACGTCACCACCCGCGACGGCGGTGCCTACGCGGTCTACGAGGGCACCGCCACGCTCTCCGCCACCGCGGCCGCCAAGGACGACGAGGCCGTGGAGGAACTGGTCGACGTCTACCGCGCCGTCCAGGGCGAACACCCTGACTGGGACGAGTACCGCGAGGTCATGGTCGAGGACGGCCGCCTGGTGGTCCGCTTCGCCGTCGACCACAGCTACGGCTGGGTCCCGGGCGCCTGA
- a CDS encoding amylo-alpha-1,6-glucosidase, translated as MTERDHHLLVHQGAFAALGEEGEAVGGRGAVPQGLFVRDARHLSRWQLALDGAAPEVLVPASDEGSPRWVLAPRSGLGEPPAYTVFREQALSDGCLVDRLRVVRHTPAAAPLRIALTVDADFADLFELRADHRTYVKAALRRTRDVLPEGVEFAYRRGGWQARTRVTADPAPEAVEETGTGARRLVWTLAPDGAGEAVLTVRAQALPGGAPEPGNPPGTVGDAVARRARTVEEYRAGVRLPASEPALAAAAGRGLTDLALLQVEAAGPDGEALLVPGAGVPWYAALFGRDAVLTSLFVLPYRAAPAAATLLALAAAQAPDDAAATDPAARPGRIVHEVRHGELAHFGQVPYGRYYGSVDATPLFLVLLGAYTERTGDEALARRLEPHARAAVGWMLDHGGLATDGYLLPRADEGGRAHHHWKDSPDALCHADGSRPAGVVASAGAQGYAYDALRRTARLARTVWADPPYAERCDRAATGLRDRFQRDFWLEPQGFPALGLDADGRPLDALASDAGHLLWSGLLDKEYGAVAGRRLLEPDFFSGWGVRTLAAGQPAYHPLGHHRGAVWPHDNALAALGLARYGLHDEARRVARAFAEAAALTGGTLPSVLAGYDRVDSPTPVPHPYASARESRVAATPLALLTAIGGG; from the coding sequence ATGACCGAACGGGACCATCATCTACTGGTGCACCAGGGAGCGTTCGCCGCGCTCGGGGAGGAGGGGGAGGCGGTGGGCGGCCGGGGGGCCGTCCCGCAGGGGCTGTTCGTACGGGACGCGCGGCACCTCAGCCGCTGGCAACTGGCGCTCGACGGGGCGGCGCCGGAGGTACTGGTCCCGGCGTCGGACGAGGGGTCGCCGCGGTGGGTGCTGGCGCCCCGGTCCGGCCTCGGCGAGCCGCCGGCGTACACCGTCTTCCGGGAGCAGGCGCTGAGCGACGGGTGCCTCGTCGACCGGCTGCGAGTGGTGCGGCACACCCCGGCGGCGGCCCCGCTGCGGATCGCGCTGACCGTCGACGCGGACTTCGCCGACCTCTTCGAGCTCCGCGCCGATCACCGCACGTACGTCAAGGCCGCGCTCCGGCGGACCCGCGACGTGCTGCCCGAGGGTGTGGAGTTCGCCTACCGGCGGGGCGGCTGGCAGGCCCGGACCCGGGTCACCGCCGACCCCGCGCCCGAGGCGGTGGAGGAGACCGGGACCGGCGCCCGCCGCCTGGTGTGGACGCTCGCCCCCGACGGCGCCGGGGAAGCGGTGCTGACGGTCCGCGCCCAGGCCCTGCCCGGCGGCGCCCCCGAGCCCGGGAATCCCCCGGGCACCGTGGGCGACGCGGTGGCCCGGCGGGCGCGGACCGTCGAGGAGTACCGCGCCGGGGTGCGGCTGCCCGCCTCGGAACCCGCCCTCGCGGCCGCCGCCGGCCGGGGCCTGACCGACCTGGCCCTCCTCCAGGTGGAGGCGGCGGGGCCGGACGGCGAGGCACTGCTGGTGCCGGGCGCGGGCGTCCCCTGGTACGCGGCGCTCTTCGGCCGCGACGCCGTGCTGACCTCGCTCTTCGTGCTGCCCTACCGTGCGGCCCCGGCCGCGGCCACCCTGCTGGCGCTGGCCGCCGCCCAGGCCCCGGACGACGCCGCCGCGACGGACCCGGCGGCGCGGCCCGGCCGGATCGTGCACGAGGTGCGCCACGGCGAACTGGCCCACTTCGGCCAGGTGCCGTACGGGCGGTACTACGGCTCGGTCGACGCCACCCCGCTCTTCCTGGTGCTGCTCGGCGCGTACACCGAGCGGACCGGGGACGAGGCGCTCGCCCGGCGGCTGGAGCCGCACGCCCGGGCGGCGGTCGGGTGGATGCTGGACCACGGCGGGCTCGCCACCGACGGCTACCTGCTGCCGCGGGCCGACGAGGGCGGCCGTGCGCACCACCACTGGAAGGACTCGCCCGACGCCCTCTGCCACGCCGACGGCTCCCGCCCGGCGGGCGTGGTCGCCTCGGCGGGCGCGCAGGGGTACGCGTACGACGCCTTGCGCCGCACCGCCCGGCTGGCCCGTACCGTCTGGGCGGACCCGCCGTACGCCGAGCGCTGCGACCGGGCCGCGACCGGCCTGCGGGACCGCTTCCAGCGGGACTTCTGGCTGGAGCCGCAGGGCTTCCCCGCGCTCGGCCTCGACGCGGACGGCCGCCCGCTCGACGCCCTCGCCTCGGACGCCGGTCACCTGCTCTGGTCCGGGCTGCTCGACAAGGAGTACGGCGCAGTGGCCGGGCGCCGCCTGCTGGAGCCGGACTTCTTCTCCGGCTGGGGTGTCCGCACGCTCGCCGCGGGCCAGCCGGCCTACCACCCGCTCGGCCACCACCGGGGCGCGGTCTGGCCGCACGACAACGCGCTGGCCGCGCTGGGGCTGGCCCGCTACGGGCTGCACGACGAGGCCCGCCGGGTGGCGAGGGCCTTCGCCGAGGCCGCCGCGCTGACCGGGGGCACCCTGCCGTCCGTACTGGCCGGGTACGACCGGGTGGACTCCCCCACCCCGGTGCCGCACCCCTACGCCAGCGCCCGGGAGTCCCGGGTGGCCGCGACGCCCCTGGCCCTGCTGACGGCGATCGGCGGGGGCTGA
- a CDS encoding MGH1-like glycoside hydrolase domain-containing protein, whose translation MHRTAADPAAETAAPGAEQLSTTASTPGARAAAPPGPFPLVPPSLAPEAAPGLRSAAARVLHANWTGTSTVPSRGLYPHQWSWDSAFIAIGLRHLSPLRAQIELETLLAAQWDDGRVPHIVFNPDVPAGAYFPGPEFWRSSADGRRAGAPEAVETSGIVQPPVHALAALLVHQADPGLSRARGFLARLRPRLAAWHRYLLECRDLGGAGLASVVHPWEQGMDNSPCWDVPLARVAPAPARSFRRADLDHGTVSDRPTDLDYGRYVRLALRYRDGGYTDRAPGTAGGPEFAVEDPAFNALLIASERALAEISAELGEPEPERPARAERLTAVLVERLWDREAGLFLCRDLRGGTGTEGAPVPERAVGGLLPLLLPDLPPEVAEALVHTARGPHFGLGGPVELVPSYDLLGTVFDPRRYWRGPAWFNTNWLLERGLRLYGEQGLAAGLRAALVETAAASGFAEYVDPYTKESCGTRDFSWTAALCLDLLSEAPVREPAAVVRTAAGHAGRWAERRAAGVRV comes from the coding sequence GTGCACCGCACCGCCGCCGACCCGGCCGCCGAGACCGCCGCGCCCGGAGCGGAGCAGCTGTCCACGACGGCGTCGACGCCCGGGGCGAGAGCCGCCGCGCCGCCCGGCCCCTTCCCCCTCGTCCCGCCGTCCCTCGCCCCCGAGGCGGCGCCGGGACTCCGCTCGGCCGCCGCCCGGGTGCTGCACGCCAACTGGACCGGCACCTCCACCGTCCCCTCCCGCGGCCTCTACCCCCACCAGTGGTCCTGGGACTCGGCCTTCATCGCCATCGGGCTGCGCCACCTGTCGCCGCTGCGCGCCCAGATCGAGCTGGAGACGCTGCTGGCGGCCCAGTGGGACGACGGCCGGGTGCCGCACATCGTCTTCAACCCCGACGTCCCGGCCGGTGCCTACTTCCCGGGTCCGGAGTTCTGGCGCTCGTCCGCCGACGGCCGCCGCGCGGGCGCGCCCGAGGCGGTGGAGACCTCCGGGATCGTCCAGCCACCGGTGCACGCACTCGCCGCACTCCTGGTCCACCAGGCCGACCCGGGGCTCTCCCGGGCCCGCGGCTTCCTCGCCCGGCTGCGGCCGAGGCTCGCCGCCTGGCACCGGTACCTGCTGGAGTGCCGCGACCTCGGCGGCGCCGGACTCGCCTCCGTGGTCCACCCCTGGGAGCAGGGCATGGACAACAGCCCGTGCTGGGACGTCCCGCTCGCCCGGGTCGCGCCCGCCCCGGCCCGCTCCTTCCGCCGGGCGGACCTCGACCACGGCACGGTGAGCGACCGCCCGACCGACCTGGACTACGGCCGGTACGTGCGGCTGGCGCTCCGCTACCGCGACGGCGGCTACACGGACCGGGCGCCGGGCACCGCGGGCGGGCCGGAGTTCGCGGTGGAGGACCCCGCCTTCAACGCGCTGCTCATCGCCTCCGAACGGGCCCTCGCCGAGATCTCCGCCGAGCTGGGCGAGCCGGAGCCCGAGCGGCCGGCCCGCGCCGAGCGGCTGACGGCGGTGCTGGTGGAGCGGCTCTGGGACCGGGAGGCGGGCCTCTTCCTCTGCCGCGACCTGCGCGGCGGCACCGGCACCGAGGGGGCACCCGTCCCCGAGCGGGCGGTCGGCGGTCTGCTCCCGCTGCTGCTGCCGGACCTGCCGCCCGAGGTGGCCGAGGCCCTGGTCCACACGGCGCGCGGCCCGCACTTCGGCCTCGGCGGCCCGGTGGAACTGGTCCCCAGCTACGACCTGCTCGGCACCGTCTTCGACCCGCGCCGCTACTGGCGGGGCCCGGCCTGGTTCAACACCAACTGGCTGCTGGAGCGGGGGCTGAGGCTGTACGGGGAGCAGGGGCTGGCGGCCGGGCTGCGGGCGGCGCTGGTGGAGACCGCGGCCGCCTCCGGCTTCGCCGAGTACGTCGACCCGTACACCAAGGAGAGCTGCGGGACCCGGGACTTCAGCTGGACGGCGGCGCTCTGTCTGGACCTGCTGAGCGAGGCACCGGTCCGCGAGCCGGCCGCCGTGGTGCGGACGGCGGCGGGGCACGCGGGCCGGTGGGCGGAGCGGCGGGCGGCCGGGGTCCGCGTCTGA